One region of Verrucomicrobiia bacterium genomic DNA includes:
- a CDS encoding DUF1223 domain-containing protein, with amino-acid sequence MRKPTFFLLVICVHLLTTARTIIALEPAAASFAVVELFTSEGCSSCPPADRVLAELADDAKKNGRRIYPLAFHVDYWNYLGWKDPFSLTDSSERQEQYGAALRVKQSYTPQMIVNGNTEFIGSDGRRARKAVDAALALPAQAAVTLHATTDAGERKIEYQVSGAPKNAVLCVAVVESGLVSQVRRGENAGRALSHTNVVRKFVTLPLDASTGSVGLESEFSSPKRDLQVIAFLQDRHTMAIFGAAAIHL; translated from the coding sequence ATGCGAAAGCCCACCTTCTTTCTGCTGGTGATTTGCGTTCATCTTCTAACCACCGCTCGAACCATCATCGCACTGGAGCCGGCTGCAGCCTCGTTTGCGGTCGTGGAATTGTTCACTTCGGAAGGCTGTTCGAGTTGCCCGCCCGCCGACAGGGTCCTGGCTGAACTCGCCGACGATGCAAAGAAGAATGGCCGCCGAATTTACCCGCTGGCATTCCACGTGGATTACTGGAATTATCTCGGCTGGAAGGATCCCTTTAGCTTGACGGACTCCTCAGAACGGCAGGAGCAGTACGGCGCCGCTCTCCGCGTGAAGCAATCTTACACGCCGCAGATGATTGTGAATGGGAACACAGAGTTCATCGGGTCGGATGGCCGGCGGGCACGGAAAGCGGTCGATGCTGCCCTCGCCCTCCCGGCGCAGGCGGCAGTGACGCTTCACGCGACAACCGACGCGGGCGAACGGAAGATTGAGTATCAGGTTTCCGGCGCGCCGAAGAACGCCGTGCTGTGCGTCGCGGTCGTCGAATCGGGTCTGGTCTCCCAGGTGCGCCGCGGCGAAAACGCCGGCCGCGCGCTGTCGCATACAAACGTGGTGCGAAAGTTCGTCACGCTGCCACTCGATGCGTCGACGGGAAGCGTGGGCCTCGAATCGGAATTCTCGTCGCCGAAACGGGATCTGCAGGTAATCGCCTTCCTGCAGGATCGCCACACGATGGCCATCTTCGGGGCGGCGGCCATTCATTTGTGA
- a CDS encoding glycoside hydrolase family 88 protein yields the protein MKRIFAVIFLIAPFLYAADAPPPQKLVGGTPLQWSVRMADSEMARRGDSLAWKEGGAAKWDYTTGLFTLSLLKLYERVDDPRYLTFAENTIGSFISTNGAIHGYKFEDYSLDNINPGKTVIALYQITKEERYKKAADLLRKQLDVQPRTAEGGFWHKQRYPHQMWLDGLYMGSPFYTEHAKLFREPTTSFDDVAKQIRLVAAHTYDNKSGLFYHGWDETKEQAWADKTTGTSSNFWGRAIGWYAMALVDVLDDFPRDHPARPEIIATLKKLCEGVVKHQDPESGLWWQVLDQGGRPGNYLEASASSMFVYAMAKGVNRGYLPRDYVPAIVKGYKGIINKLIKTDAKGGISLTQCCSVAGLGGGRDGSFAYYIKEPIVDNDLKGVGPFILAGIEMQSLLGNR from the coding sequence ATGAAGCGTATCTTCGCGGTGATCTTTCTTATCGCACCGTTCCTTTACGCGGCAGATGCTCCGCCACCGCAAAAGCTTGTGGGGGGCACACCGTTGCAGTGGTCGGTTCGCATGGCGGACTCGGAAATGGCCCGCCGGGGTGACAGCCTGGCGTGGAAGGAGGGCGGCGCGGCCAAATGGGATTACACCACCGGCCTCTTTACGCTCTCACTTCTCAAACTCTATGAGCGGGTGGATGATCCACGCTACCTCACGTTTGCGGAAAACACTATCGGCTCATTTATTTCGACGAACGGCGCGATCCATGGGTACAAGTTTGAGGACTACAGCCTCGACAACATCAATCCAGGCAAGACCGTGATCGCGCTTTACCAGATCACGAAGGAGGAACGGTACAAGAAAGCGGCCGACCTCCTGCGTAAACAACTCGACGTTCAACCGCGTACAGCGGAGGGCGGGTTCTGGCACAAGCAACGATACCCGCACCAAATGTGGCTCGACGGCCTTTACATGGGCTCGCCGTTCTACACGGAACACGCAAAACTTTTCCGTGAGCCAACCACTTCGTTCGACGACGTAGCGAAACAGATCCGACTCGTGGCCGCGCACACCTACGACAACAAAAGCGGTCTATTCTATCACGGCTGGGACGAGACGAAGGAGCAGGCGTGGGCCGACAAAACCACTGGCACCTCTTCGAATTTCTGGGGCCGCGCCATCGGGTGGTATGCCATGGCGCTGGTGGACGTGCTCGACGATTTCCCAAGAGATCATCCTGCCCGGCCGGAGATCATTGCCACCTTGAAGAAACTTTGCGAAGGCGTTGTGAAACACCAGGATCCGGAGAGCGGACTGTGGTGGCAGGTTCTTGACCAGGGCGGCCGGCCGGGCAACTACCTTGAAGCGTCCGCGTCGAGCATGTTTGTGTACGCGATGGCCAAGGGCGTCAACCGAGGCTACCTCCCCCGCGATTATGTGCCGGCAATCGTCAAGGGCTACAAGGGCATCATCAACAAGCTCATCAAGACCGACGCCAAGGGAGGTATCTCGTTGACACAATGCTGTTCCGTGGCTGGTCTCGGCGGCGGTCGCGACGGCTCCTTCGCGTATTACATCAAGGAACCCATCGTGGACAACGACCTCAAGGGCGTCGGACCTTTTATCCTTGCAGGAATCGAAATGCAGTCGCTCCTTGGCAACCGATAA
- a CDS encoding DUF4861 family protein, whose translation MNGIKTILTITLLTSLPAFCQGATSELKVKAVNTLEIARPSQTIELSAQQLAPLGEKDLRKIHVKDAAGKELLCQAVDTDGDYHPDEVIFQADFATGATNSFTVTVGKKWDYTKDQFKAYGRFVRERFDDFAWENDRIAHRTYGKALETWKEEPLTSSAIDVWTKRVSSLVINGWYMLDNYHLDHGEGADFYSAGSTRGNGGDGLWAGDKLWVSKNFVDARVLACGPIRVMFELTYEPFDVNGTKVSEVRRISLDAGQNLDHYQVTYKPERSTALTVGIGVKKKDVTQTDAKISRCSLTTWEQLRDDKLGGSHLGQAIVLDPKLLVKTAEDNLNYLVLAKASRDNSISYWAGFGWDKSGQFADYDSWKAYADEFARGALSPIEVTVSAN comes from the coding sequence ATGAATGGAATTAAAACAATCCTAACCATCACGCTGCTCACTTCGCTGCCGGCATTCTGTCAGGGCGCGACCAGCGAACTGAAGGTCAAGGCGGTCAACACCCTGGAAATTGCCCGTCCCAGCCAGACGATTGAATTATCAGCCCAACAACTCGCGCCACTGGGTGAAAAGGACCTGCGCAAAATCCACGTCAAGGACGCCGCCGGCAAAGAACTGCTTTGCCAGGCGGTGGATACGGATGGCGATTATCATCCGGACGAGGTGATTTTCCAGGCCGACTTCGCCACGGGTGCGACCAACAGTTTCACGGTCACGGTCGGCAAGAAATGGGACTACACCAAGGACCAATTCAAAGCATATGGGCGCTTTGTCCGCGAGCGTTTCGATGATTTTGCCTGGGAAAACGACCGCATTGCCCATCGCACCTACGGCAAGGCCCTGGAAACGTGGAAGGAAGAGCCGTTGACCAGCAGCGCCATCGACGTCTGGACCAAACGGGTTTCATCCCTGGTGATCAATGGCTGGTACATGCTGGATAATTATCACCTCGACCATGGCGAGGGCGCCGACTTCTATTCAGCCGGCTCGACCCGGGGCAACGGCGGTGACGGCCTTTGGGCCGGCGACAAACTGTGGGTCTCCAAAAACTTCGTTGACGCCCGCGTCCTCGCTTGTGGCCCAATCCGCGTGATGTTCGAGCTGACCTATGAACCGTTCGACGTCAATGGGACAAAGGTCTCCGAGGTTCGCCGAATCAGCCTCGATGCCGGTCAAAACCTGGACCACTATCAGGTGACCTACAAACCGGAACGGTCGACCGCGCTGACCGTGGGTATCGGCGTCAAGAAAAAGGACGTGACGCAGACGGATGCGAAGATCAGCCGCTGTTCGCTGACCACCTGGGAGCAGTTGAGAGATGACAAGTTGGGGGGAAGCCACCTTGGCCAGGCAATCGTCCTTGATCCAAAACTGTTGGTGAAGACGGCGGAGGACAACTTGAACTACCTCGTGCTCGCGAAAGCGTCCAGGGACAACAGCATCTCTTACTGGGCCGGATTTGGTTGGGACAAGAGCGGCCAATTTGCCGACTATGATTCGTGGAAGGCGTACGCGGATGAATTTGCCCGCGGTGCGCTCTCGCCAATCGAAGTCACCGTGTCCGCCAACTGA
- a CDS encoding helix-turn-helix domain-containing protein translates to MKTEQKNENPRWYTIKEAAEYLGVTEPTIYRWMRDKLITYRKIGDSTRFLQEDLDSHVQVFKSAKDSESVQEFCPVCHHNELIAGRIQSTGLNYFYPDKTRFWTFKTSHIETVARMCTRCGAITWFGDKTKLTGIKKDGSLPTAENLPSSETNV, encoded by the coding sequence ATGAAGACTGAGCAAAAGAACGAGAATCCACGCTGGTACACAATCAAAGAAGCTGCCGAATACCTCGGTGTCACCGAACCGACGATCTATCGATGGATGCGCGATAAGTTGATCACCTATCGCAAGATCGGAGATTCGACCCGGTTCCTGCAGGAAGATCTGGATAGTCACGTCCAGGTTTTTAAGAGCGCAAAGGACAGCGAGTCGGTCCAGGAGTTTTGTCCAGTTTGCCACCATAATGAACTGATTGCGGGGCGGATCCAATCCACCGGGCTAAACTATTTTTATCCTGACAAGACCAGATTTTGGACGTTCAAGACCAGCCACATCGAAACCGTGGCGCGTATGTGCACTCGTTGTGGCGCGATCACATGGTTCGGGGATAAGACGAAGCTCACTGGAATCAAAAAGGACGGTTCCCTGCCGACCGCTGAGAATTTGCCCTCATCAGAAACCAACGTTTGA
- a CDS encoding DUF58 domain-containing protein, with amino-acid sequence MYRRLLYRNYRRNFGLAYWLRRRFTNPGKFALACLLVATALGADTNQTTAYQACAFLTVVFAISVLWTVLRLPNPFLRTARLFSVQRTSPRFGTAGSPVAYLVTVKVNGAYPQRGVTLLEDLEDPRPSWDEFSKRPRGKAHGVLVRLDRLFGYSHWVRLVARRQPAVIREHTVPDLPPHGEVDLHVEFTPRHRGRIHFTGMTLARSDVFGLVRRHWRVSLPQTLLVLPRRYILPRLALPGSSEYQPSGVALASAVGQSDEFIALRDYRPGDALRHIHWKSVAKVDRLIVRENEDEFFVRHALILDTFAGVEQEEIFEEAVSVAASFVCSIQTQESLLDLLFVGAEAYCFTAGRGVGHVDRMLEVLAGVDLCKDKAFPSLETLVLQHASQVSGCVCVFLSWDEPRQQLVRLLQSLRVPVRVCVVTDDHESGSLEPGPMKDQPRNFHHLRTGNIQETLSRL; translated from the coding sequence ATGTACCGGAGGCTCCTCTACCGCAACTATCGCCGCAACTTCGGGCTCGCATATTGGTTGCGCCGTCGGTTCACGAATCCCGGTAAGTTCGCCCTGGCGTGCCTGCTGGTGGCGACCGCTCTCGGCGCCGACACAAACCAGACCACCGCGTATCAAGCGTGCGCGTTCCTGACAGTGGTGTTCGCCATCTCGGTGCTGTGGACTGTCCTGAGACTGCCAAATCCCTTTCTCCGAACCGCCCGGTTATTTTCCGTCCAGAGAACGTCGCCGCGATTCGGTACCGCGGGCAGTCCCGTGGCCTATCTGGTGACAGTAAAAGTCAATGGAGCGTATCCGCAGCGCGGCGTCACGTTGTTGGAGGATTTGGAAGACCCAAGGCCGTCGTGGGACGAGTTTTCTAAGCGCCCGCGCGGGAAGGCACACGGCGTTCTCGTTCGACTCGACCGGCTTTTTGGATATTCCCACTGGGTGCGGTTGGTGGCAAGGCGACAGCCGGCGGTGATCCGGGAACATACCGTTCCGGATTTGCCGCCACACGGTGAAGTAGATCTCCATGTGGAGTTCACTCCCCGGCACCGCGGACGCATCCATTTCACCGGCATGACCCTGGCCCGGTCGGATGTCTTTGGATTGGTTCGTCGTCATTGGCGGGTGTCGCTGCCGCAAACGTTGCTGGTGCTGCCGAGGCGCTACATACTCCCGCGGCTGGCCCTGCCGGGAAGCAGTGAGTATCAACCGTCCGGTGTCGCGCTGGCTTCCGCGGTGGGCCAGTCGGACGAGTTCATTGCGTTGCGCGATTATCGTCCCGGCGACGCGTTACGGCACATCCATTGGAAAAGCGTGGCCAAGGTCGACCGGTTGATTGTTCGGGAGAATGAAGACGAGTTTTTTGTGCGTCATGCCCTGATCCTCGACACATTTGCCGGGGTTGAACAGGAGGAGATCTTCGAAGAGGCAGTGTCCGTCGCCGCCTCGTTCGTTTGCTCAATTCAGACACAGGAGTCGCTGCTGGACCTTTTGTTCGTCGGCGCGGAAGCGTACTGTTTTACTGCGGGACGCGGCGTGGGGCATGTGGATCGGATGCTGGAGGTCCTGGCCGGCGTGGATTTGTGCAAAGACAAGGCCTTTCCATCGCTGGAAACTCTCGTCCTCCAGCACGCGTCGCAGGTTAGCGGTTGCGTATGCGTTTTCCTGTCTTGGGACGAGCCCCGTCAGCAGCTGGTCAGATTGCTCCAGTCACTGCGGGTTCCCGTGCGCGTCTGCGTGGTAACCGACGACCATGAGTCCGGTTCTCTCGAACCCGGACCGATGAAAGATCAACCACGGAACTTTCACCATTTGCGCACAGGGAACATTCAGGAGACATTGTCCCGGCTATGA
- a CDS encoding cupin domain-containing protein, whose amino-acid sequence MKNFIAITMAGMFASTALSEPKAVAPVTYIDNGKVSAAFAKGVPLIETPGYKVHAGRRERPGLVELHTQETDVIYVVDGTATFVTGGTMVDGKLVSPGQLRGTSITGGDTHHLKKGDVIIVPNGTPHQFTETSNPFLYFIVKPISDKSSP is encoded by the coding sequence ATGAAGAACTTCATTGCAATCACCATGGCAGGAATGTTCGCTTCCACGGCGCTCTCCGAACCGAAGGCGGTCGCCCCGGTCACCTATATCGACAACGGAAAGGTCTCGGCGGCGTTCGCCAAAGGCGTGCCGTTGATCGAAACCCCCGGCTACAAGGTCCACGCAGGCCGACGCGAGCGACCTGGACTGGTCGAGTTGCACACGCAAGAAACCGACGTGATCTACGTGGTGGATGGCACCGCGACTTTCGTGACCGGCGGCACGATGGTGGACGGTAAATTGGTCTCGCCCGGGCAGCTTCGCGGCACGTCGATTACAGGCGGTGATACACACCACCTCAAAAAGGGTGATGTGATCATCGTTCCCAACGGCACGCCGCACCAATTCACCGAAACCAGCAATCCCTTCCTCTATTTCATCGTTAAACCGATCAGTGACAAGTCGAGCCCTTGA
- a CDS encoding sugar phosphate isomerase/epimerase, which yields MRLSTMAALVLTLFCRVARAADEAGTTPPVIHIDHAGLKKLSWQLLCQASTFRELAVTEMLEIVHTNGFHHLELSPDQSVSPDHKDIKAGPAMAPKDLETLNAALREVHLDVVSYGVAEFGRDEADARKVFEFAGGLKARNIVGTPSSDSLGMLDKLATEYQINVAILSQPGLPPYVDADALLHAVQERSSRIGVCVDVADWRRAGQDPLDCVRKLKGHIFEVYLKDSSGPQETAAVSDVLKELAQQKFKGAFCVQSARGSGPELIKNLAVVVNSFTDVVTKLAAPAQ from the coding sequence ATGCGACTTTCCACCATGGCCGCTCTGGTGTTGACCCTGTTCTGTAGGGTGGCGCGCGCTGCGGACGAAGCCGGAACAACTCCGCCAGTAATCCACATTGATCACGCCGGCCTGAAGAAACTCTCGTGGCAATTGCTCTGTCAGGCTTCGACATTCCGCGAACTCGCAGTCACGGAAATGCTCGAGATTGTGCATACAAACGGCTTTCATCACCTTGAGTTGTCGCCGGACCAATCGGTGTCGCCGGACCACAAGGACATCAAAGCCGGGCCGGCCATGGCACCGAAAGATCTCGAGACGCTCAACGCCGCGCTACGAGAGGTCCATTTGGATGTTGTCAGCTATGGCGTCGCGGAATTCGGTCGCGACGAAGCCGATGCCCGCAAGGTTTTTGAATTCGCCGGCGGCCTCAAGGCAAGGAATATTGTCGGCACGCCTTCCAGCGATTCCTTGGGAATGCTCGATAAGCTCGCAACCGAATACCAGATCAACGTCGCCATCCTCAGCCAACCGGGTTTGCCCCCGTACGTCGATGCCGACGCACTTCTTCACGCTGTCCAGGAGCGTTCCTCGCGCATCGGCGTCTGTGTCGACGTCGCTGATTGGCGCCGTGCGGGCCAGGATCCTTTGGACTGCGTCCGCAAACTGAAAGGCCACATTTTTGAAGTTTACCTCAAGGACAGCAGCGGCCCGCAGGAAACTGCCGCCGTTTCAGATGTCCTGAAAGAACTCGCGCAACAAAAGTTCAAGGGCGCGTTCTGCGTCCAATCCGCGCGGGGCAGTGGCCCGGAATTGATCAAGAATCTCGCGGTGGTCGTGAACAGCTTCACCGACGTAGTGACCAAGCTTGCGGCGCCTGCGCAATAA
- a CDS encoding MoxR family ATPase, whose protein sequence is MTTSHSLTPREVYQAIAANIEKVIKGQTLATRRLLAAFASGGHVLLEDFPGTGKTTLAKALARSVNVEFKRVQFTPDLLPSDIMGVSIFDQRDREFHFHEGPVFTNILLADEINRASPRTQSALLEAMAEGQVSVEGERRPLAQLFFVVATQNPVEFRGTYPLPEAQMDRFAMQFELGYVSPAEEVAILTDQVHNHPLDHITPCANAEDVLRLRRAATEIRISDELKRYIVDVVGATRGVSGVQLGASPRASLAMMKTAQALALFDGGEFVTPEHVQEVAVPVIAHRLVIDPQAKFSGVTARAVAQEILRRIPVPA, encoded by the coding sequence ATGACAACCAGTCACTCGCTGACACCACGAGAAGTGTACCAGGCAATCGCGGCGAACATTGAAAAGGTGATCAAGGGCCAAACCCTTGCCACGCGTCGATTGCTGGCTGCGTTCGCCAGTGGGGGACACGTGCTCCTCGAGGATTTTCCCGGCACCGGCAAGACCACCCTGGCCAAGGCGTTGGCGCGCTCCGTCAATGTGGAGTTCAAGCGCGTCCAGTTCACACCCGACCTCCTGCCGTCCGACATCATGGGTGTCTCGATCTTCGACCAGCGTGATCGGGAGTTCCATTTCCATGAAGGCCCGGTTTTCACAAACATTCTGTTGGCGGACGAGATCAACCGCGCCTCGCCGCGGACCCAGTCGGCCCTGTTGGAGGCCATGGCTGAAGGACAAGTCAGCGTCGAGGGCGAACGCCGACCGCTGGCCCAATTATTCTTTGTGGTCGCCACGCAGAACCCGGTCGAGTTTCGCGGCACCTATCCGTTGCCGGAAGCGCAAATGGACCGGTTCGCGATGCAGTTCGAGTTGGGTTATGTGTCACCCGCAGAGGAGGTCGCGATCCTCACCGATCAGGTTCACAATCATCCCCTCGATCACATTACTCCGTGCGCCAACGCGGAAGACGTACTTCGACTGCGCCGCGCCGCGACGGAAATCCGGATTAGCGACGAACTGAAACGTTACATCGTAGACGTAGTCGGGGCGACCCGCGGGGTCAGCGGCGTGCAACTTGGCGCCAGCCCGCGCGCGTCGCTCGCCATGATGAAGACGGCACAGGCACTGGCATTATTTGACGGCGGCGAGTTTGTCACCCCTGAGCACGTACAAGAGGTGGCGGTGCCAGTAATCGCGCACCGTTTGGTGATCGACCCCCAAGCGAAATTCTCCGGAGTGACGGCGCGCGCGGTTGCCCAAGAAATCCTGCGCCGGATTCCCGTGCCGGCCTGA
- a CDS encoding acetylxylan esterase, translating into MTTYYTRRLGTLGVALFCFTTTSCQTPSTSEQGHEYLDSLLQILPEAPTNGPALCQGGYLKPEQGKAVLDAALAQFPNRESWDAYARHLRARIQQGAGLAPWPRRTPLNPIIRARRIYDGYTVENVAFESVPGYFVTGNLFRPLNATPPYAAVLATHGHAGKIKKSEDYDHYTRFAPSMQTRCAALARMGAVVLSVDMFGMGDSILEVGEEAHRHPFSMTIQAWDNMRAIDFLLSLEGVDQHRVAVTGESGGGTQAFLLTALDSRVAVSVPVVMVSAHFFGGCPCESGLPIHRSADHFANNAMIAALAAPRPMLVVSDGKDWTANVPRVEYPFLQKIYAYYGAEGNVVNVHLPLDGHDYGPSKRAAMYRFMAERLGLNLAAIQNADGIIDESRITIERSVPMHVFNDEFPLPARTLRDAAAVEHTLRALQR; encoded by the coding sequence ATGACCACTTATTATACGAGACGTCTCGGCACCCTGGGCGTTGCGCTTTTCTGTTTCACAACCACCTCGTGCCAAACACCGTCCACGTCCGAGCAGGGCCACGAGTATCTGGATTCTTTGCTTCAGATTCTGCCGGAAGCGCCGACAAATGGGCCGGCCTTGTGTCAGGGCGGCTATCTCAAACCGGAACAGGGTAAAGCCGTGCTCGACGCGGCGTTGGCGCAATTTCCCAATCGTGAGTCATGGGACGCTTACGCCCGTCATTTGCGCGCGCGCATTCAACAAGGCGCGGGTCTCGCGCCGTGGCCACGGCGAACCCCGCTAAATCCCATCATTCGCGCGCGGCGCATCTATGACGGTTACACCGTTGAGAATGTCGCGTTCGAATCGGTGCCGGGATATTTCGTCACCGGAAATCTTTTCCGTCCGCTGAATGCCACGCCGCCCTACGCAGCCGTTCTTGCGACTCACGGTCACGCAGGTAAGATCAAGAAATCGGAGGACTACGACCACTACACCCGCTTTGCTCCGTCCATGCAGACGCGTTGCGCCGCGCTTGCACGTATGGGCGCCGTCGTTCTCTCGGTAGATATGTTCGGCATGGGTGACTCCATCCTTGAAGTTGGCGAGGAGGCGCATCGGCATCCGTTCTCGATGACTATCCAAGCCTGGGACAACATGCGGGCGATAGATTTCTTGCTCTCGTTGGAAGGGGTTGATCAGCACCGCGTGGCGGTCACCGGGGAATCTGGCGGCGGCACGCAGGCTTTCCTGTTGACCGCGCTCGATTCGCGCGTGGCGGTCAGCGTGCCGGTGGTCATGGTGTCAGCGCACTTCTTTGGGGGCTGCCCTTGTGAGAGCGGGTTGCCGATCCACCGGAGCGCCGATCATTTTGCGAATAACGCCATGATCGCCGCGCTGGCCGCGCCGCGACCGATGCTGGTTGTTTCAGACGGCAAAGACTGGACCGCCAACGTCCCGAGGGTGGAGTATCCGTTCCTGCAGAAAATCTACGCGTACTACGGCGCGGAAGGAAACGTTGTGAACGTCCACTTGCCGTTGGACGGGCACGATTACGGGCCCTCGAAGCGCGCCGCGATGTACCGATTCATGGCTGAGCGACTCGGATTGAATCTGGCCGCCATCCAGAACGCCGATGGAATAATTGACGAATCACGGATCACCATCGAGCGTTCTGTACCCATGCACGTTTTCAACGATGAATTCCCACTGCCCGCGCGCACACTGCGCGATGCAGCCGCGGTCGAACACACGTTGCGAGCACTCCAGCGGTAA
- a CDS encoding transglutaminase domain-containing protein yields the protein MNLPPLFIGFTLLFWGWEVGLLPMAAVAAMILELPRWVRWRWDFSDTDMNRIWDLCEILFLGAGVYGYATTDVATGPAKFIPWLPLIFFPFVAATAYSADDRVRLSTYFWLLRRKGRAVASTKPLGWFVPYWYFVVCFIATSMMNVRDLRFYIGVVALGGWLLWMFRSRSAPVWTWLGLMAIVGIVGFEGQIGLTRLQALVENRAAEMLEDLYSPDTDYTQTRTAIGSVGKLKLSARIILRVETDGRHPPPELLRRASFNVYQSAANNATWSVGGAEFSAVSPSPEFGVWTLASGRDTSSVATVSMFLQQGTGILPLPNGPAVLEGLLAVQVETNRCGSVRVHEAPPFVRYTVKYGGASTLDAPPTPADLEIPASEAPAVAKTAGDIGLGSQPPAAVLQRVQNFFQEKFTYSRYLEETDYDPTGRNTALSQFLLRDHAGHCEYFATAATLLLRQAGIPARYAIGFAVPGEESGPVYLVRARHAHAWTQAYINGTWRDFDATPASWNEAEEAQKTAFEPVTDLFSWLQYSFARWRYYGERGAIRKVLLWLAPVLLVWFSWRLFSQKRRTQHPDSRPRGEKFHGVGLDSEFYLIEKRLAQAGIPRRGGEPLRAWVDRVETTRHIGAMIPSLRDIIALHYAYRFDPRGVTDAQRHELRSRVDTWIKGSTCH from the coding sequence ATGAACCTGCCCCCGCTGTTCATCGGCTTCACGCTTCTGTTCTGGGGTTGGGAAGTCGGCCTGCTTCCCATGGCTGCGGTCGCTGCCATGATCCTGGAACTCCCGCGATGGGTGCGCTGGCGTTGGGATTTTTCCGACACGGACATGAACCGCATCTGGGATTTATGTGAGATCCTGTTTCTGGGAGCGGGAGTATACGGTTACGCCACAACCGATGTGGCCACCGGCCCGGCAAAGTTTATCCCCTGGCTGCCGTTGATCTTCTTCCCGTTCGTCGCAGCCACCGCCTACAGCGCTGACGACCGCGTCCGTTTGAGCACGTATTTTTGGCTTTTACGCAGGAAAGGCCGCGCGGTTGCGTCAACGAAACCGTTGGGTTGGTTCGTGCCGTACTGGTATTTCGTGGTTTGCTTCATCGCCACGAGCATGATGAACGTGCGCGACCTGCGATTCTACATAGGAGTGGTCGCGCTCGGTGGCTGGCTGTTGTGGATGTTTCGCAGTCGCAGCGCGCCGGTTTGGACGTGGCTGGGGCTGATGGCGATCGTTGGTATAGTCGGGTTTGAAGGGCAGATTGGACTAACCCGCCTGCAAGCGCTAGTTGAAAACCGGGCCGCCGAGATGCTGGAAGACCTGTATTCTCCGGACACCGATTACACCCAGACCCGAACAGCCATTGGTTCGGTCGGCAAACTCAAGCTCTCGGCCCGGATCATCCTGCGCGTCGAAACCGACGGCCGACATCCGCCGCCGGAGCTCCTGCGCAGAGCGAGCTTCAATGTCTACCAATCTGCCGCCAACAACGCCACCTGGTCTGTCGGCGGGGCCGAGTTCAGTGCGGTTTCTCCAAGCCCGGAGTTCGGGGTCTGGACGCTCGCCTCGGGCCGGGACACTTCGTCGGTCGCGACGGTTTCCATGTTTTTGCAACAAGGCACCGGGATCCTGCCGTTACCCAATGGACCGGCTGTTCTCGAGGGGTTGCTGGCCGTCCAGGTGGAGACTAATCGTTGCGGATCCGTGCGGGTGCATGAAGCCCCGCCATTTGTTCGGTACACGGTAAAATATGGCGGCGCATCAACTCTTGACGCACCGCCCACTCCGGCCGATCTGGAGATTCCCGCATCCGAAGCTCCGGCGGTTGCGAAAACTGCAGGAGACATCGGGCTCGGGTCGCAACCGCCCGCGGCGGTGCTGCAACGCGTCCAGAATTTCTTCCAGGAGAAATTTACCTACAGCCGTTACTTGGAAGAGACCGACTATGATCCGACAGGGCGCAATACGGCGCTTAGCCAGTTCCTGCTGCGCGACCACGCGGGGCATTGCGAGTATTTCGCGACCGCCGCCACGTTGCTTCTCCGTCAGGCGGGTATCCCGGCCCGGTATGCCATTGGCTTTGCCGTGCCGGGAGAAGAGAGCGGGCCGGTGTACCTCGTACGCGCGCGCCACGCGCACGCGTGGACGCAGGCTTATATCAACGGGACCTGGAGAGACTTCGACGCCACGCCCGCGAGTTGGAATGAAGCCGAGGAAGCGCAGAAGACAGCCTTCGAGCCGGTCACCGACCTGTTTTCATGGTTGCAGTATTCTTTTGCGCGGTGGCGCTACTATGGCGAGCGCGGCGCCATCCGTAAAGTCCTCCTGTGGCTTGCGCCCGTTCTGTTGGTCTGGTTTTCCTGGCGTCTCTTTTCACAGAAACGTCGCACGCAACACCCGGACTCGCGACCGCGTGGCGAGAAATTCCATGGCGTTGGGCTTGACTCGGAATTTTATCTCATCGAAAAGCGCCTCGCACAGGCCGGCATCCCGCGTCGTGGCGGTGAGCCCTTGAGAGCGTGGGTGGATCGCGTGGAGACCACGCGGCACATCGGCGCGATGATCCCGTCCCTCCGCGATATTATCGCCCTGCATTACGCTTATCGCTTTGATCCTCGGGGCGTCACGGACGCGCAACGGCACGAACTCAGATCCCGTGTGGATACCTGGATCAAGGGCTCGACTTGTCACTGA